The following coding sequences lie in one Mycobacterium gordonae genomic window:
- a CDS encoding non-ribosomal peptide synthetase: MTRADALPAVADVMALSPLQRGLFSMATLLDVEAGTADPYVIAMAAEVTGPLDAALLRACAATMLDRHPNLRASFVHGNLSRPVQVVPTTAEVPWAVVQARPDDVAALAARERRRRFDVGHGPLIRFLLIELPDCRWHLVIVAHHIIIDGWSLPLFVSELLALYRAGGDTAALPAPPRPYRDYIGWLASRDETASRALWADHLANLDGPTLLSPALTNHPPQAGMPRRTELRLDEAATAALTEAARNRGVTLNTLIQFAWATTLSALTDRADVTFGVTVAGRPSELTGVERMVGLFINTVPLRVRLNPHETVGSQCVALQREFAALHDHSYLSHAELRSLAGIGEMFDTLLVYENFPPGEVVGTKEFRAGAVTFRPVALESVSHFPVTIAAHLSPELTVLVEVLDGALGTAAPYDLGRRLLAVVQRLVDHWQSPLRRVDVVLDGERPTAGQTIRTGSPVGVHTRYAEIAARQPDSVALSWAEGQLTYGALDAHADRLATALRGAGVGAETPVAITLPRGPDYVTALLAVLKAGGMIVPLDPAMPAERIAEILRQTAAPVVVDQDVFDAAVSTEVPADYRPAAVAPEQAVYAVFTSGTTGTPKGVIGTHRALSAYADDHIERVLRPVAERAGRQLRVAHAWSFTFDAAWQPLAALLDGHTVHIVDDDRQRDADALVAAIDRFRLDLIDTTPSMFTQLHHAGLLARVPLAVLALGGEALGAAAWQDIQRECACSGMTAFNCYGPTETTVEAVVATISEHAQPVIGRATRTTRAYILDSWLRPVPDGVAGELYLAGEQLTRGYLGRPAETATRFVAEPNAVGSRMYRTGDVVRRLPDGGLQFVGRSDDQVKIRGFRVEPGEIAAALNRHAGVRGSHVMARSHAAGPRLTAYVAGEAEQLPVAELRAMLLRTLPRYLVPHHIVVVDDLPLTSHGKVDEKALAAIDLVDDAAAPAQTATELALVEAFSAVLECAEIDVTAGFLQMGLDSIVALSVVQAARRRGIALRARMMVECETIRELAAAVDAQNVWQASGDEDAGPIPVLPNAHWLYEYGDPRRLAHTEVIGLPDSVTRPRLDVLLGAVLDAHEVLRCRFDRAAMTLVAQPRAEILSEVWATGELVDEVVTHARKSLASLDPHAGRLLSAVWLRVPDGPGVLILTAHVLALDPASWRIVLSEIDAGLHTLAAGRAVAPYREHTTYRQWSRLLADRARNLRSGDFWAAELDGADPPLGARRLRPQTDRAGELAISVSSCDANVTARLLSLAQPMPELLATAAARTVTAWRRSRGQQTPAPLLALETHGRVDIQVDQSVEDRVDTSDTVGLLTAIYPLRIHSDGATDHARIPGSAVDYGLLRYLRSDTRLCALPEPQLLLNYLGNLQVGAGDLRVDRSLLAGLGQLPEPQQAVRHELTVVAALLGSAEGPVLATQWRTLPDILAADDLTVLQKLWQQTLLEMAS; this comes from the coding sequence GTGACACGCGCTGACGCACTGCCGGCGGTCGCGGACGTGATGGCGCTCAGCCCGTTGCAACGCGGACTGTTTTCGATGGCGACGTTGCTCGACGTGGAGGCCGGTACGGCCGATCCCTATGTCATTGCGATGGCGGCCGAGGTGACCGGGCCGCTCGACGCAGCGTTGTTGCGAGCCTGCGCGGCGACGATGTTGGACCGGCACCCCAACCTGCGAGCGAGCTTCGTGCACGGCAACCTCAGCCGACCGGTGCAGGTGGTTCCCACCACGGCGGAGGTGCCCTGGGCGGTGGTACAGGCTCGGCCCGACGACGTGGCCGCGCTGGCAGCCCGGGAGCGGCGGCGCCGTTTCGACGTGGGCCACGGGCCGCTGATCCGGTTCCTGCTCATCGAACTGCCGGACTGCCGTTGGCATCTGGTAATCGTCGCGCACCACATCATCATCGACGGCTGGTCGCTGCCGCTCTTCGTTTCCGAACTACTCGCCCTGTATCGCGCAGGCGGCGATACGGCTGCGTTGCCGGCTCCGCCGCGCCCTTATCGCGACTACATCGGCTGGCTGGCGAGTCGCGACGAAACCGCCAGTCGGGCTTTGTGGGCTGATCACCTGGCGAACCTGGACGGCCCGACCCTGCTCTCCCCGGCGCTCACCAATCATCCTCCGCAAGCCGGAATGCCGCGACGCACTGAGTTGCGTCTGGATGAGGCGGCCACCGCCGCCTTGACCGAGGCCGCCAGAAACCGGGGCGTCACACTCAACACGTTGATTCAATTCGCCTGGGCCACAACACTTTCAGCCCTCACCGATCGAGCCGATGTTACCTTCGGCGTGACGGTGGCCGGCCGGCCCAGCGAGCTGACGGGCGTGGAAAGGATGGTGGGCCTGTTCATCAACACCGTGCCGCTGCGGGTCCGGTTGAATCCGCACGAGACGGTCGGCTCACAATGCGTTGCGCTGCAGCGTGAATTCGCGGCATTGCATGACCACAGCTACCTTAGTCACGCCGAATTGCGCTCCCTGGCCGGCATCGGCGAGATGTTCGACACTCTGCTGGTTTATGAGAACTTCCCGCCGGGTGAAGTCGTGGGCACCAAAGAATTCCGCGCCGGTGCGGTGACATTTCGGCCGGTCGCCCTGGAGAGTGTTTCGCACTTTCCGGTGACGATCGCCGCGCACCTGAGCCCGGAGCTGACGGTGCTGGTGGAGGTGCTCGATGGGGCGCTGGGTACCGCGGCGCCCTACGACCTGGGCAGGCGGCTACTGGCGGTGGTGCAGCGACTGGTCGACCATTGGCAGTCACCGCTGCGCCGCGTCGACGTCGTGCTGGACGGCGAGCGCCCCACCGCCGGCCAGACGATTCGGACCGGGTCGCCTGTCGGCGTCCACACCAGGTATGCCGAAATCGCGGCACGGCAGCCTGATTCGGTAGCGCTCAGCTGGGCCGAAGGTCAACTCACCTACGGTGCGCTGGACGCGCACGCGGATCGGCTGGCCACCGCGCTGCGCGGCGCCGGCGTCGGCGCCGAGACCCCGGTGGCGATCACGTTGCCCCGCGGCCCGGATTATGTGACCGCGTTGCTGGCCGTCCTCAAAGCCGGGGGCATGATAGTGCCCCTCGACCCGGCGATGCCCGCCGAACGCATCGCCGAGATCTTGCGCCAGACCGCTGCTCCCGTCGTCGTCGATCAGGACGTGTTCGACGCTGCGGTCAGCACCGAGGTGCCTGCCGACTACCGGCCGGCCGCGGTGGCGCCCGAGCAGGCGGTCTACGCGGTGTTCACGTCCGGCACCACCGGGACGCCGAAAGGTGTCATCGGCACCCACCGGGCGCTTTCGGCGTATGCCGACGACCACATCGAGCGTGTGCTACGGCCGGTCGCCGAGCGGGCCGGCCGGCAACTACGGGTGGCGCACGCCTGGTCCTTCACCTTCGACGCGGCCTGGCAACCGCTGGCGGCGCTGCTCGACGGCCACACGGTGCACATCGTGGATGACGACCGGCAGCGGGACGCCGACGCGCTGGTCGCGGCCATCGACCGTTTCCGTCTGGACCTGATCGACACCACGCCTTCGATGTTCACCCAACTTCACCATGCGGGGCTGCTTGCCCGCGTTCCGCTCGCGGTGCTCGCCCTCGGTGGTGAAGCCCTGGGAGCCGCCGCCTGGCAGGACATTCAGCGGGAGTGCGCGTGCAGCGGCATGACCGCCTTCAACTGTTATGGGCCTACCGAGACCACGGTGGAGGCCGTCGTCGCGACCATCAGCGAGCACGCACAACCGGTGATCGGACGCGCGACGCGGACCACGCGCGCCTACATCCTGGACTCCTGGCTGCGGCCGGTGCCGGACGGTGTCGCCGGGGAGCTGTACCTGGCGGGTGAACAGTTGACCCGCGGCTATCTCGGGCGCCCGGCCGAGACCGCGACGCGGTTCGTGGCGGAGCCGAACGCGGTCGGCAGCAGAATGTACCGCACCGGAGATGTGGTGCGCCGCTTGCCCGATGGTGGTCTACAGTTCGTCGGCCGCAGCGACGACCAGGTGAAGATACGCGGGTTCCGGGTCGAGCCCGGCGAGATCGCCGCTGCGCTCAACCGGCACGCCGGGGTGCGCGGTTCGCACGTGATGGCCCGTAGTCATGCTGCGGGCCCGCGGCTCACCGCATACGTGGCAGGCGAGGCGGAGCAGCTGCCGGTCGCCGAACTTCGCGCCATGCTGCTGCGCACGCTGCCGCGTTATCTGGTCCCGCACCACATCGTAGTCGTCGACGACCTGCCGCTGACCTCGCACGGCAAAGTCGACGAAAAGGCACTCGCCGCAATCGATCTCGTCGATGATGCGGCGGCCCCCGCCCAGACGGCCACCGAGCTGGCGTTGGTCGAGGCGTTCAGCGCGGTCCTCGAGTGCGCCGAAATCGATGTCACCGCAGGCTTTCTGCAGATGGGCCTGGACAGCATCGTGGCGCTGTCGGTGGTGCAGGCGGCTCGCCGCCGAGGCATCGCGCTGCGAGCCAGGATGATGGTGGAGTGCGAGACGATTCGTGAGCTGGCGGCCGCCGTCGACGCCCAGAACGTATGGCAGGCGTCCGGCGACGAGGATGCCGGGCCGATCCCGGTGCTGCCCAACGCGCACTGGTTGTACGAATACGGCGATCCCCGGCGGCTCGCACACACCGAGGTCATCGGGCTGCCGGATTCGGTCACCCGCCCACGTCTGGACGTTTTGCTGGGTGCGGTCCTCGACGCCCACGAGGTACTGCGCTGCCGGTTCGACCGCGCCGCGATGACTCTGGTGGCGCAGCCCCGGGCCGAGATTCTCAGCGAGGTGTGGGCCACCGGCGAACTGGTCGACGAGGTGGTCACGCACGCGCGAAAGTCGTTGGCCTCCTTGGATCCCCATGCTGGACGCCTGCTGTCGGCGGTATGGTTGCGCGTACCCGACGGGCCGGGTGTGCTGATCTTGACGGCGCATGTGCTGGCGTTGGATCCGGCATCGTGGCGGATAGTGCTCAGTGAAATCGATGCGGGGCTGCACACGCTGGCCGCCGGACGAGCCGTCGCTCCCTATCGTGAGCACACGACGTACCGGCAGTGGTCGCGGCTGCTCGCCGATCGGGCGCGCAACCTGCGCAGCGGTGACTTCTGGGCCGCCGAACTCGACGGCGCCGATCCGCCGCTGGGAGCCCGGCGGCTGCGGCCGCAAACCGACCGGGCCGGTGAGCTGGCTATCAGCGTCTCGTCCTGCGACGCGAATGTGACGGCGCGCCTGCTGTCGTTGGCGCAGCCGATGCCTGAGCTGCTGGCCACCGCGGCCGCACGGACGGTGACCGCATGGCGGCGCAGTCGCGGCCAGCAGACGCCGGCGCCATTGCTGGCCCTCGAGACGCACGGCCGCGTCGATATTCAGGTCGACCAGAGCGTCGAGGACAGGGTCGACACCAGTGACACCGTCGGTCTGCTCACTGCGATCTACCCCCTACGCATCCATTCCGACGGCGCCACCGACCATGCGCGAATACCCGGCAGCGCAGTCGATTACGGTCTCCTGCGGTATCTGCGGTCCGACACCCGACTGTGCGCTCTCCCCGAGCCGCAGCTGCTGCTGAACTATCTCGGCAACCTGCAGGTCGGGGCCGGCGATCTGAGAGTAGACCGGAGCTTGCTGGCCGGTCTGGGACAACTGCCCGAACCGCAACAGGCAGTCCGCCATGAACTGACGGTGGTGGCCGCCCTCCTGGGCTCCGCGGAGGGACCGGTGCTCGCCACGCAGTGGCGCACACTACCGGACATCCTCGCCGCAGACGACCTCACGGTGTTGCAAAAGCTCTGGCAGCAAACATTATTGGAGATGGCGTCATGA